Proteins found in one Balaenoptera ricei isolate mBalRic1 chromosome 18, mBalRic1.hap2, whole genome shotgun sequence genomic segment:
- the POGLUT2 gene encoding protein O-glucosyltransferase 2 isoform X1, which produces MFSTLLLYCFFLGTVPALAETGGERRLSPEKSEIWGPGLKAAVVLPARYFYIQAVDTSGNKFTSSPGEKVFQIKISAPDEQFTRVGVQILDRKDGSFIVRYRMYASYANLKIEAKFQGQHVARSPYILKGPVYHENCDCPLEDSAAWLREMNCPETITQIQRDLAHFPTIDPEKIATEIPKRFGQRQSLCHYTLKDNKVYIKTHGEHVGFRIFMDAILLSLTRKVKMPDVEFFVNLGDWPLEKKKSDSNIHPIFSWCGSTDSKDIVMPTYDLTDSVLETMGRVSLDMMSVQANTGPPWESKNSTAVWRGRDSRKERLELVKLSRKHPELIDAAFTNFFFFKHDESLYGPIVKHISFFDFFKHKYQINVDGTVAAYRLPYLLVGDSVVLKQDSIYYEHFYNELQPWKHYIPVKSNLSDLLEKLKWAKDHDEEAKKIAKTGQEFARNNLMGDDIFCYYFKLFQEYASLQVSEPQIREGMKRVEPQTEDDLFPCTCHTKKVTRTHLLASVRVRTNSDPTLHSFLSSFSQATAT; this is translated from the exons ATGTTTAGCACTTTGCTGCTTTACTGCTTCTTTCTGGGGACAGTTCCAGCACTGGCCGAGACCGGCGGAGAGAGGCGACTGAGCCCGGAGAAGAGCGAAATATGGGGACCCGGGCTCAAAGCAGCTGTGGTCCTTCCCGCGCGCTATTTCTACATCCAGGCGGTGGACACATCAGGAAATAA ATTCACATCTTCCCCGGGTGAAAAAGTGTTCCAGATTAAAATCTCAGCCCCAGATGAGCAATTCACTAGAGTGGGTGTCCAGATTCTAGACCGAAAGGATGGGTCCTTCATAGTAAGATACAGAATGTATGCGAGCTACGCAAATCTGAAGATAGAAGCCAAATTCCAAGGTCAACATGTGGCCAGGtctccatatattttaaaag GGCCAGTTTACCATGAGAATTGTGACTGTCCTTTGGAAGACAGTGCAGCCTGGCTACGCGAGATGAACTGCCCAGAAACCATTACTCAAATTCAGAGAGATCTGGCACATTTCCCTACCATTGATCCAGAAAAGATTGCAACAGAAATCCCGAAAAGATTTGGACAAAGACAGAGCTTGTGTCATTATACCTTGAAGGATAACAAG GTTTATATCAAGACTCACGGTGAACATGTAGGTTTTAGAATTTTCATGGATGCCATACTACTTTCTTTGACTAGAAAA GTGAAGATGCCCGATGTGGAGTTTTTTGTTAATTTGGGAGACTGgcctttggaaaaaaagaaatccgATTCAAACATCCATCCGATCTTTTCCTGGTGTGGCTCCACAGATTCCAAGGATATCGTGATGCCTACTTACGACCTGACTGACTCTGTCCTCGAAACCATGGGCCG AGTCAGTCTGGATATGATGTCTGTGCAAGCCAACACAGGTCCTCCCTGGGAAAGCAAAAACTCCACAGCTGTCTGGAGAGGGCGAGACAGCCGAAAAGAGAGACTTGAGTTGGTTAAACTCAGCAGAAAACACCCGGAACTCATAGATGCTGCTTTCAccaactttttcttctttaaacatgaTGAGAGCCTGTATGGTCCCATTGTgaaacacatttcattttttgatttcttcaag CATAAGTATCAGATAAACGTCGATGGCACCGTTGCAGCCTATCGCCTACCATATCTGCTAGTAGGTGACAGTGTGGTGCTGAAGCAGGACTCCATCTACTATGAACACTTTTATAATGAACTGCAGCCCTGGAAACACTACATTCCAGTTAAAAGCAACCTGAGCGATCTCCTAGAAAAacttaaatgggcaaaagatcacGATGAAGAG GCAAAGAAGATAGCAAAAACAGGACAAGAATTTGCAAGAAATAATCTCATGGGTGATGACatattctgttattattttaaacttttccag GAATATGCCAGTTTACAAGTGAGTGAGCCCCAAATCCGGGAGGGCATGAAGAGGGTAGAACCACAGACCGAGGATGACCTCTTTCCTTGCACGTGCCATACGAAGAAGGTAACCAGAACTCACCTTCTAGCCAGTGTCAGAGTAAGAACTAACAGTGATCCAactcttcattcattcctttcctCGTTCAGTCAGGCAACAGCTACCTGA
- the POGLUT2 gene encoding protein O-glucosyltransferase 2 isoform X3: MNCPETITQIQRDLAHFPTIDPEKIATEIPKRFGQRQSLCHYTLKDNKVYIKTHGEHVGFRIFMDAILLSLTRKVKMPDVEFFVNLGDWPLEKKKSDSNIHPIFSWCGSTDSKDIVMPTYDLTDSVLETMGRVSLDMMSVQANTGPPWESKNSTAVWRGRDSRKERLELVKLSRKHPELIDAAFTNFFFFKHDESLYGPIVKHISFFDFFKHKYQINVDGTVAAYRLPYLLVGDSVVLKQDSIYYEHFYNELQPWKHYIPVKSNLSDLLEKLKWAKDHDEEAKKIAKTGQEFARNNLMGDDIFCYYFKLFQEYASLQVSEPQIREGMKRVEPQTEDDLFPCTCHTKKTKDEL; encoded by the exons ATGAACTGCCCAGAAACCATTACTCAAATTCAGAGAGATCTGGCACATTTCCCTACCATTGATCCAGAAAAGATTGCAACAGAAATCCCGAAAAGATTTGGACAAAGACAGAGCTTGTGTCATTATACCTTGAAGGATAACAAG GTTTATATCAAGACTCACGGTGAACATGTAGGTTTTAGAATTTTCATGGATGCCATACTACTTTCTTTGACTAGAAAA GTGAAGATGCCCGATGTGGAGTTTTTTGTTAATTTGGGAGACTGgcctttggaaaaaaagaaatccgATTCAAACATCCATCCGATCTTTTCCTGGTGTGGCTCCACAGATTCCAAGGATATCGTGATGCCTACTTACGACCTGACTGACTCTGTCCTCGAAACCATGGGCCG AGTCAGTCTGGATATGATGTCTGTGCAAGCCAACACAGGTCCTCCCTGGGAAAGCAAAAACTCCACAGCTGTCTGGAGAGGGCGAGACAGCCGAAAAGAGAGACTTGAGTTGGTTAAACTCAGCAGAAAACACCCGGAACTCATAGATGCTGCTTTCAccaactttttcttctttaaacatgaTGAGAGCCTGTATGGTCCCATTGTgaaacacatttcattttttgatttcttcaag CATAAGTATCAGATAAACGTCGATGGCACCGTTGCAGCCTATCGCCTACCATATCTGCTAGTAGGTGACAGTGTGGTGCTGAAGCAGGACTCCATCTACTATGAACACTTTTATAATGAACTGCAGCCCTGGAAACACTACATTCCAGTTAAAAGCAACCTGAGCGATCTCCTAGAAAAacttaaatgggcaaaagatcacGATGAAGAG GCAAAGAAGATAGCAAAAACAGGACAAGAATTTGCAAGAAATAATCTCATGGGTGATGACatattctgttattattttaaacttttccag GAATATGCCAGTTTACAAGTGAGTGAGCCCCAAATCCGGGAGGGCATGAAGAGGGTAGAACCACAGACCGAGGATGACCTCTTTCCTTGCACGTGCCATACGAAGAAG ACCAAAGATGAACTCTGA
- the POGLUT2 gene encoding protein O-glucosyltransferase 2 isoform X2 encodes MFSTLLLYCFFLGTVPALAETGGERRLSPEKSEIWGPGLKAAVVLPARYFYIQAVDTSGNKFTSSPGEKVFQIKISAPDEQFTRVGVQILDRKDGSFIVRYRMYASYANLKIEAKFQGQHVARSPYILKGPVYHENCDCPLEDSAAWLREMNCPETITQIQRDLAHFPTIDPEKIATEIPKRFGQRQSLCHYTLKDNKVYIKTHGEHVGFRIFMDAILLSLTRKVKMPDVEFFVNLGDWPLEKKKSDSNIHPIFSWCGSTDSKDIVMPTYDLTDSVLETMGRVSLDMMSVQANTGPPWESKNSTAVWRGRDSRKERLELVKLSRKHPELIDAAFTNFFFFKHDESLYGPIVKHISFFDFFKHKYQINVDGTVAAYRLPYLLVGDSVVLKQDSIYYEHFYNELQPWKHYIPVKSNLSDLLEKLKWAKDHDEEAKKIAKTGQEFARNNLMGDDIFCYYFKLFQEYASLQVSEPQIREGMKRVEPQTEDDLFPCTCHTKKTKDEL; translated from the exons ATGTTTAGCACTTTGCTGCTTTACTGCTTCTTTCTGGGGACAGTTCCAGCACTGGCCGAGACCGGCGGAGAGAGGCGACTGAGCCCGGAGAAGAGCGAAATATGGGGACCCGGGCTCAAAGCAGCTGTGGTCCTTCCCGCGCGCTATTTCTACATCCAGGCGGTGGACACATCAGGAAATAA ATTCACATCTTCCCCGGGTGAAAAAGTGTTCCAGATTAAAATCTCAGCCCCAGATGAGCAATTCACTAGAGTGGGTGTCCAGATTCTAGACCGAAAGGATGGGTCCTTCATAGTAAGATACAGAATGTATGCGAGCTACGCAAATCTGAAGATAGAAGCCAAATTCCAAGGTCAACATGTGGCCAGGtctccatatattttaaaag GGCCAGTTTACCATGAGAATTGTGACTGTCCTTTGGAAGACAGTGCAGCCTGGCTACGCGAGATGAACTGCCCAGAAACCATTACTCAAATTCAGAGAGATCTGGCACATTTCCCTACCATTGATCCAGAAAAGATTGCAACAGAAATCCCGAAAAGATTTGGACAAAGACAGAGCTTGTGTCATTATACCTTGAAGGATAACAAG GTTTATATCAAGACTCACGGTGAACATGTAGGTTTTAGAATTTTCATGGATGCCATACTACTTTCTTTGACTAGAAAA GTGAAGATGCCCGATGTGGAGTTTTTTGTTAATTTGGGAGACTGgcctttggaaaaaaagaaatccgATTCAAACATCCATCCGATCTTTTCCTGGTGTGGCTCCACAGATTCCAAGGATATCGTGATGCCTACTTACGACCTGACTGACTCTGTCCTCGAAACCATGGGCCG AGTCAGTCTGGATATGATGTCTGTGCAAGCCAACACAGGTCCTCCCTGGGAAAGCAAAAACTCCACAGCTGTCTGGAGAGGGCGAGACAGCCGAAAAGAGAGACTTGAGTTGGTTAAACTCAGCAGAAAACACCCGGAACTCATAGATGCTGCTTTCAccaactttttcttctttaaacatgaTGAGAGCCTGTATGGTCCCATTGTgaaacacatttcattttttgatttcttcaag CATAAGTATCAGATAAACGTCGATGGCACCGTTGCAGCCTATCGCCTACCATATCTGCTAGTAGGTGACAGTGTGGTGCTGAAGCAGGACTCCATCTACTATGAACACTTTTATAATGAACTGCAGCCCTGGAAACACTACATTCCAGTTAAAAGCAACCTGAGCGATCTCCTAGAAAAacttaaatgggcaaaagatcacGATGAAGAG GCAAAGAAGATAGCAAAAACAGGACAAGAATTTGCAAGAAATAATCTCATGGGTGATGACatattctgttattattttaaacttttccag GAATATGCCAGTTTACAAGTGAGTGAGCCCCAAATCCGGGAGGGCATGAAGAGGGTAGAACCACAGACCGAGGATGACCTCTTTCCTTGCACGTGCCATACGAAGAAG ACCAAAGATGAACTCTGA